The DNA sequence CAATTGTAATAGCGCAGGAAAGCCTGATTGATCTGCCTATATGGACAAATCAAAAATCCCACCCTGAATACAATACAGGATGGGATTTTTTGTAGCGATGACGACCGTTTTGATAGGGTCAATTGATGCGTAAAGGATCGGGAAAAGGATTTCCCTCCTACTCAATTCCCACCACGCCCACCTTGACCACCGCGCCCGCCGCCACCGCGACGACCCTGCTGACCCCGAGCCTGTCTCGGCGGACCCGCTTCAATCGTAATATTTACCCGCACCTCATCCCCCAGCACATTGGCAAAATTCGCCCAGCTATTCACGCCATAATCCGAACACAGCAGCGTCAACTCAGTCTCAAAACCAGCCAGAGGTGTGCCGCGCTGCGGATGCGTACCAACACCGAGCACCGTCACTGGCAACGTAATACTCTTCGTCACCCCGTGCATCGTCAAATCGCCCGTCACCAGAATCTTTTCACCCTCCTTCACAGCCGACGTACTCTTAAATGTAATCGTCGGATAAGTCTCCACCTCAAAGAAATCTGCACCGCGCAAATGATCGTCGCGCCGCTGATTCCCCGTATCGATACTCCCTGTCTGAATCGTCGTTTCAATCATCATCTTCTCGGGCGCAGCCGGATCGTAATCAATCGTGCCACCAAACTGATTAAACCGGCCCGCCGTGCGACTCACAAAGTGCCGAATCGAAAACCCGACCGACGAATGCGACCG is a window from the Gemmatimonadota bacterium genome containing:
- a CDS encoding YceI family protein: MLRVIRLLCLGLVSSLVMADTGFAEKYQIDRSHSSVGFSIRHFVSRTAGRFNQFGGTIDYDPAAPEKMMIETTIQTGSIDTGNQRRDDHLRGADFFEVETYPTITFKSTSAVKEGEKILVTGDLTMHGVTKSITLPVTVLGVGTHPQRGTPLAGFETELTLLCSDYGVNSWANFANVLGDEVRVNITIEAGPPRQARGQQGRRGGGGRGGQGGRGGN